Proteins from a genomic interval of Streptomyces sp. NBC_00820:
- a CDS encoding NUDIX hydrolase, with amino-acid sequence MPPSVDHVRSVTEAYLARHPGERDSLTLLFAALAGAGAPTSRKTYPAHVTCSAILIDGDRRVLHIAHKASGKLLAPGGHNEPADQRLRDAALRELHEETGIPPSAVTPLCGFEDVPLDIDVHAIDANPSKKEPAHHHVDFRWAFQLGAEHAAVTLQEEEVDGYEWRAFASAASPTVRAKLALLT; translated from the coding sequence GTGCCTCCCTCCGTCGACCACGTCCGATCTGTCACCGAGGCCTACCTCGCCCGACACCCGGGCGAACGCGATTCCCTGACCCTGCTCTTCGCCGCGCTCGCCGGCGCGGGCGCCCCCACGAGCCGCAAGACGTACCCCGCTCACGTGACCTGTAGTGCCATCCTCATCGACGGGGACCGGCGCGTGCTGCACATCGCGCACAAGGCGTCCGGGAAGCTGCTGGCGCCCGGCGGGCACAACGAACCGGCTGACCAGCGCCTGCGCGACGCCGCCCTGCGCGAACTGCATGAGGAAACCGGCATCCCGCCCAGCGCCGTCACCCCTCTCTGCGGCTTCGAGGACGTCCCCCTCGACATCGATGTGCACGCCATCGACGCGAACCCGTCGAAGAAGGAGCCGGCCCACCACCACGTCGACTTCCGCTGGGCCTTCCAACTCGGCGCAGAGCACGCGGCGGTGACGCTTCAAGAAGAAGAGGTCGACGGCTACGAGTGGCGGGCGTTCGCAAGTGCCGCTTCACCCACCGTCCGCGCCAAGCTCGCCCTGCTCACCTGA
- a CDS encoding NAD-dependent epimerase/dehydratase family protein gives MPQHEQPPITAAPRRAVVTGSAGFIGSHLAHALVQAGTTVIGVDRRDPTTDPTAVANLAALRELPGYHHVTADLLHCAIDPLLIDADAVFHLAGIPGVRPSWGPRFSDYLASNVLATHRVLEASTRIGVPRLVVASSSSVYGPTDGGASLEVDRPKPASPYAVTKLAEEQLCLAYAGRPIGPSVVALRYFTVYGPRQRADMFTHRTLQAALTGQPLRLYGDGHQRRDFTYIDDAVAATMAAGVVPTAHGAINVGGGSNASLLDVINIATSLTGRDIKLHQDHARNGDVLLTRADPSRAREVLGWQPRVDLHSGLRAHMQALAAQVPDYSRAA, from the coding sequence GTGCCGCAGCACGAGCAGCCCCCGATCACTGCCGCTCCCCGTCGGGCCGTGGTGACCGGCTCCGCCGGGTTCATCGGCTCCCATCTCGCACATGCCCTCGTCCAGGCCGGCACCACCGTGATCGGCGTGGACCGCCGAGACCCGACTACCGACCCCACGGCCGTCGCCAACCTCGCTGCGCTACGAGAGCTCCCGGGATACCACCACGTCACGGCCGACCTCCTCCACTGCGCGATCGACCCTCTCCTGATCGACGCGGACGCGGTCTTCCACCTCGCCGGAATCCCCGGTGTACGGCCCTCCTGGGGACCGCGATTCAGCGACTACCTCGCATCCAACGTGTTGGCCACCCACCGAGTCCTGGAAGCCTCCACCCGCATCGGTGTCCCTCGACTGGTCGTCGCCTCCTCGTCCAGCGTCTACGGTCCGACCGACGGTGGCGCGAGCCTCGAAGTCGACCGTCCGAAACCCGCCTCCCCGTACGCCGTGACCAAACTGGCCGAGGAACAGCTTTGCCTCGCCTACGCCGGGCGCCCCATCGGCCCCAGCGTCGTCGCCCTGCGGTACTTCACCGTTTACGGCCCCCGACAGCGCGCCGACATGTTCACTCATCGCACCCTGCAAGCTGCCCTGACCGGACAGCCGCTGCGTTTGTACGGAGACGGCCACCAGCGACGCGACTTCACCTACATCGACGACGCGGTCGCAGCCACCATGGCCGCCGGCGTCGTGCCGACCGCGCACGGTGCCATCAACGTCGGCGGCGGATCGAACGCATCGCTGCTGGATGTGATCAACATCGCCACCAGCCTCACCGGCCGCGACATCAAGCTCCACCAGGACCACGCCCGCAACGGCGACGTCCTCCTCACCCGCGCCGACCCTAGCCGCGCCCGAGAAGTCCTCGGCTGGCAGCCGCGAGTCGACCTCCACAGCGGGCTGCGCGCCCACATGCAGGCGCTGGCTGCCCAGGTTCCGGACTACAGCCGGGCCGCGTAG
- a CDS encoding PIN domain-containing protein, translating into MASTSAAPPTYLDRLQSDLDLIEADFVQILADSQIRTTDPNRGRDYVMHLGAPKWGWVPSSPELETRRMELLGRVRDWEPLFRLLFPHPTPEVTKRLEKNLELLSRWLERPRDKTVPATIDKAIDHVRGAVTTLRQLGELLPSDPWAVRLVVDTNVLLDDPDVAIYTPLLGKRYMVHLMPAVLRELDDHKRAGRNPDIREAAKKVDRRLKGLRTNGDVRLGVRVAGDVHAVFEHIEPKGDGLPNWLDLDVPDDRLVASTLLLQSRHPGSSVYVASDDINLQTKLAAVGLPFIEAP; encoded by the coding sequence ATGGCCTCCACATCAGCAGCCCCACCAACCTATCTGGATCGCCTGCAGTCGGACCTGGACCTGATCGAAGCGGACTTCGTGCAGATCCTCGCCGACTCGCAGATCCGAACCACCGACCCCAACCGGGGACGCGACTATGTGATGCACCTTGGCGCTCCGAAGTGGGGATGGGTGCCCAGCAGCCCTGAACTCGAGACGCGGCGAATGGAGCTGCTCGGGCGTGTGAGGGACTGGGAGCCGCTGTTCCGGCTGCTGTTCCCGCATCCGACGCCCGAGGTCACCAAGCGTCTTGAGAAGAACCTTGAGCTGTTGAGTCGCTGGCTTGAGCGCCCCCGTGACAAGACGGTGCCGGCCACCATCGACAAGGCCATCGACCACGTGCGCGGCGCAGTGACCACACTCCGGCAGCTGGGTGAGCTTTTGCCCTCTGACCCGTGGGCGGTGCGCTTGGTGGTCGACACGAACGTGCTGTTGGATGACCCCGACGTGGCGATCTATACGCCGTTGCTGGGGAAGCGGTACATGGTTCACTTGATGCCGGCTGTCCTGCGGGAACTGGACGACCACAAGCGCGCTGGACGCAACCCTGATATCCGGGAGGCAGCGAAGAAGGTCGATCGCCGTCTGAAGGGACTGCGGACCAACGGCGACGTGCGGCTCGGCGTCCGAGTCGCTGGCGACGTGCACGCCGTCTTCGAGCACATCGAGCCCAAGGGCGACGGGCTGCCGAACTGGCTGGACCTGGACGTGCCTGATGACCGACTGGTGGCCTCCACGCTGCTGCTGCAGTCTCGGCATCCCGGTTCTTCCGTCTACGTGGCCAGCGACGACATCAACCTCCAGACGAAGCTCGCCGCCGTCGGACTGCCGTTCATCGAGGCGCCATGA
- a CDS encoding histidine phosphatase family protein: protein MITTELVFVRHGQAQCNADGFVGGPRTCTGLTNLGYAQAEQAARRLATEHLKKPFDVVYTGPRIRLVQTGEIIAQTLQIPVRLDDRLDGPLHGDADGKPWDAVKTAANGGPHAHPDTPWAPGSDTWNGFLKRASRNLSELIEENHGMRVIFAAHGETVITAHTLLLGIPIGSPAGFTHNHASITRWQHHRNRLGQNRWILDRHNDTAHLSLPTPEPTP, encoded by the coding sequence GTGATCACCACCGAACTCGTCTTCGTCCGTCACGGCCAGGCCCAGTGCAACGCCGACGGCTTCGTCGGCGGCCCGCGCACCTGCACCGGCCTGACCAACCTCGGGTACGCCCAGGCCGAACAGGCCGCGCGCCGCCTGGCCACCGAACACCTGAAGAAGCCCTTCGACGTTGTCTACACCGGCCCACGGATCCGCCTCGTACAGACCGGCGAGATCATCGCCCAGACGCTCCAGATCCCCGTGCGTCTCGACGACCGTCTCGACGGCCCGCTCCACGGCGATGCCGACGGCAAACCCTGGGACGCGGTGAAAACGGCCGCCAACGGAGGACCGCACGCGCATCCCGACACTCCCTGGGCCCCCGGCTCCGACACCTGGAACGGATTCCTGAAGCGCGCCAGCAGAAACCTGAGTGAGCTCATCGAGGAGAACCACGGCATGCGCGTCATCTTCGCGGCCCACGGGGAGACGGTGATCACCGCACACACCCTGCTGCTCGGCATCCCGATCGGCTCGCCGGCCGGCTTCACCCACAACCACGCCTCCATCACCCGCTGGCAGCACCACCGCAACCGCCTGGGCCAGAACCGCTGGATCCTCGATCGGCACAACGACACGGCGCACCTCAGTCTCCCCACCCCGGAGCCGACCCCGTGA
- a CDS encoding aminoglycoside phosphotransferase, translating to MIATSDDPRIRLAQHLLGAVEIAPDPLLPPRVVRLAASDGRHFVAKQHAERDRYAGELHAYRTWGTHLIGHTPKLVGRDDASRTLLFTALTGDRADTAAPGSPEEELAHHEAGRILGKLHRATTVPQNSAVGAALAERFQSWVDRAVHADLIDAAEENLLKHHAAILGNSHMDSAVCHLDYQPRNWLIGNTSGICDFEHMRHDARLRDFARLEFRHWQAAPHLRTAFFDGYRRPPNDTERRLLESFGAIEAATALVKGHQENDPTLSKHGRTVLSRLT from the coding sequence GTGATCGCGACCTCGGACGACCCGCGGATCCGACTGGCGCAGCACCTCCTCGGCGCAGTCGAGATCGCACCGGACCCCCTGCTTCCGCCCCGAGTCGTGCGTCTGGCGGCCAGCGACGGGCGTCACTTCGTCGCCAAGCAGCACGCAGAACGAGATCGATACGCAGGGGAACTCCACGCCTACCGGACATGGGGCACCCATCTGATCGGCCACACGCCGAAGCTGGTCGGCCGCGACGACGCCTCCCGCACTCTGCTGTTTACCGCGCTCACCGGCGATCGGGCGGACACCGCGGCCCCGGGCTCACCCGAGGAGGAACTGGCCCATCATGAGGCTGGCCGCATCCTCGGCAAGCTGCACCGGGCCACCACCGTGCCCCAGAACAGCGCCGTCGGCGCGGCACTCGCCGAGCGCTTCCAAAGCTGGGTCGACCGGGCCGTCCACGCCGACCTGATCGACGCGGCCGAGGAGAACCTGCTGAAGCACCACGCGGCCATCCTGGGAAACAGCCACATGGACAGCGCGGTCTGCCATCTCGACTATCAGCCGCGCAACTGGCTGATAGGCAACACCTCCGGCATCTGCGACTTCGAGCACATGCGACACGACGCCCGCCTCCGCGACTTCGCACGGCTCGAATTCCGACACTGGCAAGCCGCACCCCACCTCCGCACCGCCTTCTTTGACGGCTACAGGCGCCCGCCGAACGACACCGAGCGACGCCTCCTGGAGTCCTTCGGCGCCATCGAGGCGGCCACGGCCCTGGTCAAGGGCCATCAGGAGAACGACCCCACCCTCAGCAAGCACGGCAGAACCGTCCTGTCCCGGCTCACCTGA
- a CDS encoding phosphotransferase: MNLTPFTKHYATWERATRAVRHYRWINEHAKPLRQPALHAVGSDSLTFERIEGRSVRPEDLPRMAELLGHAHGAAWASDLQSASLGTPHRFQDGTTFDDYLSPREIALRRRHEQGYLPNKAALYAMLSLLKATAQGPCAFYKDSNPRNFIVTSTQDIVAVDTDDLSLAPMGYDLAKLIAALHLTYGPLTDQAVNAALHAYNAAARSHGARLGTTDRGQLDSFLGLHAVLTAPYVGRNGYHYSLPLRFHH, from the coding sequence ATGAACCTCACGCCGTTCACCAAGCACTATGCGACATGGGAGCGCGCGACGAGGGCTGTGCGCCACTACCGGTGGATCAACGAGCACGCAAAGCCGCTGCGGCAGCCGGCGCTCCACGCCGTCGGATCGGACAGCCTGACGTTCGAACGGATCGAGGGCCGCTCCGTACGCCCCGAGGACCTCCCGCGCATGGCGGAACTGCTGGGCCACGCCCACGGTGCCGCCTGGGCCAGCGACTTGCAGTCCGCGTCGCTCGGCACTCCGCACCGCTTTCAGGACGGCACGACGTTCGACGACTACCTCAGCCCCCGGGAGATAGCCCTCCGGCGACGCCACGAGCAGGGCTACCTGCCGAACAAGGCCGCCTTGTACGCGATGCTCAGCCTGCTCAAAGCGACCGCCCAGGGGCCATGCGCCTTCTACAAGGACAGCAACCCGCGGAACTTCATCGTCACCAGCACGCAGGACATCGTCGCCGTGGATACCGACGACCTGTCCCTCGCCCCGATGGGTTACGACCTCGCCAAGCTCATCGCGGCGCTCCACCTGACGTACGGACCGCTCACGGACCAAGCCGTCAACGCCGCCCTGCACGCGTACAACGCGGCAGCCCGAAGCCACGGCGCTCGGCTGGGCACAACGGACCGAGGACAGCTCGACAGCTTCCTGGGCCTGCACGCCGTGCTCACCGCTCCGTATGTCGGCCGTAACGGCTACCACTACAGCTTGCCCCTCCGTTTCCACCACTGA
- a CDS encoding 3-deoxy-manno-octulosonate cytidylyltransferase: MAATTAQPTGAKPRRHIAVIPCRWGASRFPGKPLAALGGKPLLWHVHQRCLETKRLDGAVVATDDERIEAVCRQLGIECIRTGAHLTGTDRVAEVSERLPAEAYINVQGDEPFISPTAIDNISEALEHRLPGALAVNAYAELHDPGAILDHNVVKVVVSARSKALMFSRQPIPYPRGDRPKYLRQLGLYGFTGPALQQFLRLQQGPLERAEGVEMLRFVEHGHAVHMVPVLDDGVAVDTPEDLERAERLLKQSDGAV; encoded by the coding sequence GTGGCCGCCACCACAGCCCAACCGACCGGCGCCAAACCGCGCCGGCACATCGCCGTCATACCCTGCCGATGGGGTGCTTCGCGCTTCCCCGGCAAACCACTGGCCGCCCTCGGCGGCAAGCCCCTGCTCTGGCACGTCCACCAACGCTGTCTGGAGACGAAACGTCTCGACGGAGCTGTCGTGGCAACCGACGACGAACGCATCGAAGCGGTGTGTCGGCAACTGGGCATCGAGTGCATCCGCACCGGAGCGCACCTCACCGGTACCGATCGCGTGGCAGAGGTCTCCGAGCGCCTGCCGGCCGAGGCATACATCAACGTCCAGGGCGACGAGCCGTTCATCTCGCCGACCGCCATCGACAACATCTCCGAGGCCCTGGAACACAGGCTGCCAGGCGCGCTCGCGGTAAACGCGTATGCGGAACTCCACGACCCGGGCGCCATCCTCGACCACAACGTCGTCAAGGTCGTTGTCTCGGCTCGAAGCAAGGCCCTGATGTTCTCGCGGCAGCCCATCCCCTATCCCAGGGGCGACCGCCCGAAGTACCTGCGCCAGCTGGGTCTGTACGGCTTCACCGGCCCAGCTCTGCAGCAGTTCCTGCGACTTCAGCAGGGCCCCTTGGAGCGCGCTGAGGGTGTGGAGATGCTGCGCTTCGTCGAGCACGGCCACGCCGTACACATGGTTCCCGTCTTGGACGACGGTGTCGCGGTGGACACCCCGGAGGATCTGGAGCGAGCCGAGCGTCTCCTCAAGCAATCCGACGGAGCAGTTTGA
- a CDS encoding class I SAM-dependent methyltransferase produces the protein MNEPNPFLDPARQQELYGHASRLAGRTSALMRAKTAGRPVPETIVSLVQTHHGQPDRLGVVLDIGCGRGTSSRVIAERLRPQRVVGLDAAPSLLAQARERAKELRDTSVDFVEGDFHDLPLPTGSSDVVVAAFCLYHSPHPRNVIAQIARVLAPGGLAVLVTKSLDSYQEMDQLVASAGLDPRANLHESLYTAAHSGNLADLAASSLDVIAVLDEEHAFTFAGHDHTAQYLATNPKYELGPGLYGNPGALAATLHEFLPDQPLTTRSRITFVVAQPNEGRSA, from the coding sequence ATGAACGAGCCCAACCCGTTCCTGGACCCCGCCCGGCAGCAGGAGCTGTACGGGCATGCCTCTCGGCTGGCCGGGCGGACCAGCGCCCTGATGCGTGCCAAGACCGCCGGCCGCCCCGTGCCCGAGACGATCGTCAGCCTGGTGCAGACCCACCACGGGCAGCCGGACCGGCTCGGCGTGGTGCTCGACATCGGCTGCGGTCGCGGCACGAGCAGCCGCGTCATCGCCGAGCGGCTCCGGCCGCAGCGCGTAGTCGGCCTGGACGCTGCACCCTCCCTGCTCGCCCAGGCCCGCGAGCGCGCCAAGGAGCTGCGCGACACCTCGGTGGACTTCGTCGAAGGCGACTTCCACGACCTCCCGCTGCCCACCGGGTCGAGCGATGTCGTCGTCGCCGCGTTCTGCCTCTACCACTCGCCGCACCCCAGGAACGTCATCGCGCAGATCGCCAGGGTCCTCGCCCCCGGGGGCCTGGCCGTGCTCGTCACCAAGAGCCTCGACAGCTACCAGGAGATGGACCAGCTGGTCGCCTCCGCCGGCCTCGACCCGCGGGCCAACCTGCACGAGAGCCTCTACACCGCAGCCCACAGCGGCAACCTCGCCGACCTGGCCGCCTCCTCGCTCGACGTGATCGCCGTCCTGGACGAGGAACACGCCTTCACTTTCGCAGGCCACGACCACACCGCGCAGTACCTGGCCACCAACCCCAAGTACGAACTCGGGCCCGGCCTGTACGGCAACCCCGGGGCCCTGGCCGCGACTCTGCACGAGTTCCTTCCCGACCAGCCGCTCACCACCCGCTCCCGCATCACCTTCGTCGTCGCCCAGCCGAACGAAGGACGGTCGGCATGA
- a CDS encoding topology modulation protein, with product MKKVAIVGCGGSGKSHVARELGTILDAPVTHLDAAFYDDEWNALPMDKFTDVQRELVAQPRWVIDGNYNSTLQVRLEACDTVVLMDVSTVAALYGIFSRQIRHGAGHKGNGVHNRIHWGVIKYVATYRRKMRPRVMAKIEEFGSGADVVLLANRRQTRRWLRKVAAEQS from the coding sequence ATGAAGAAGGTCGCCATCGTCGGCTGCGGAGGCAGCGGCAAATCCCACGTAGCACGCGAGCTGGGCACGATCCTCGACGCCCCGGTGACGCACCTGGACGCCGCGTTCTACGACGACGAGTGGAACGCGCTGCCCATGGACAAGTTCACCGACGTGCAGCGCGAGCTGGTCGCGCAGCCGCGGTGGGTGATCGACGGCAACTACAACTCGACGCTGCAGGTACGGCTCGAAGCCTGCGACACGGTGGTCCTGATGGACGTGTCGACCGTGGCGGCGCTGTACGGGATCTTCTCCCGGCAGATCCGGCACGGGGCCGGGCACAAGGGCAACGGGGTGCACAACCGCATCCACTGGGGCGTGATCAAGTACGTCGCCACGTACCGGCGCAAGATGCGGCCCCGCGTGATGGCGAAGATCGAGGAGTTCGGCTCCGGCGCCGATGTGGTGCTGCTGGCCAACCGGCGCCAGACGCGACGCTGGCTGCGGAAGGTAGCCGCCGAGCAGTCCTGA
- a CDS encoding adenosylhomocysteinase: protein METPERARLDAFFRQITAQFPAGETISTLVITHLLPERPAFLRAMAAVSTVGAVLPKPRSIHQPTLDAVRRTMPVHDLTRERFTDETQALDYLEDTAGGQNVVLVDIGGYFAARLDTLVNKFSGRILGVVEDTENGHQRYAALDSLPCPVVSVARSPLKDCEDHLVGRSIVFSTDALVRARGDILTSRNACVVGFGKIGRAIAQTLRAQDLRVTVYDNDPVKRVQAHSLGFRTSASTAEAVHDAELVLCATGNLALRHEDFAALRNGAYLGSVTSSEDELELGSLHDLYERIPVAAQLTRYEVTGHYFYVLADGGAVNFVHGAAVGTYIHLVQAEILAATAALSHARLQPGLHEMPAADRDTIARTWLRHFER from the coding sequence ATGGAAACTCCCGAGCGAGCGCGGCTGGACGCCTTCTTCCGGCAGATCACCGCGCAGTTCCCCGCCGGCGAGACGATCTCGACGCTGGTCATCACGCACCTGCTCCCGGAAAGACCGGCATTCCTGCGCGCCATGGCCGCGGTGTCCACAGTCGGCGCCGTACTGCCCAAGCCCCGGTCGATCCACCAGCCGACCCTCGACGCCGTCCGCCGCACCATGCCGGTCCACGACCTGACCCGGGAGCGGTTCACCGACGAGACGCAGGCCCTGGACTACCTGGAGGACACGGCCGGAGGCCAGAACGTCGTCCTGGTGGACATCGGCGGGTACTTCGCGGCGCGCCTCGACACCCTCGTCAACAAGTTCTCCGGCCGCATCCTCGGCGTCGTCGAGGACACCGAGAACGGTCACCAGCGGTACGCGGCCCTCGACTCCCTGCCGTGCCCGGTGGTGTCCGTGGCCCGCTCCCCGCTCAAAGACTGCGAGGACCACCTCGTGGGCCGATCGATCGTGTTCTCCACCGACGCCCTCGTCCGCGCCCGCGGGGACATCCTCACGAGCCGCAACGCCTGCGTCGTCGGCTTCGGCAAGATCGGTCGTGCCATCGCCCAGACCCTGCGCGCCCAGGACCTACGGGTCACCGTGTACGACAACGATCCGGTCAAGCGGGTGCAGGCGCACTCTCTCGGCTTCCGCACTAGCGCCTCCACCGCTGAGGCCGTGCACGACGCGGAACTCGTCCTGTGCGCTACCGGTAATCTCGCCCTTCGGCATGAAGATTTCGCCGCCCTACGAAACGGCGCGTACCTCGGATCGGTGACTTCCTCTGAGGACGAGCTTGAACTCGGCAGCCTCCACGACCTCTACGAACGCATCCCAGTCGCTGCCCAGCTGACGCGATACGAGGTCACCGGCCACTACTTCTACGTTCTCGCCGACGGGGGTGCCGTCAACTTCGTGCACGGCGCCGCCGTCGGTACGTACATCCACCTCGTCCAAGCCGAGATACTCGCCGCCACCGCCGCACTTAGTCACGCCCGTCTCCAGCCCGGACTGCACGAGATGCCAGCGGCCGACCGCGACACCATCGCCAGAACCTGGCTCCGCCACTTCGAAAGGTGA
- a CDS encoding glycosyltransferase family protein: MKIGYSFWGFLGNGVTDTPDGGRSHRRPFIDTLLARGHDIVFLQADRDRLEAGDDLGDAYAFDDGTPAIDVLFLEWRWAIPGRNTTLCGTEGHTCDLHRQAQLINYYTVRHRTPTVIWDKDRTLRADSVWRRTPHTRVCEAALAPTLGAYSLLFPVAEDLLAQADPLTLAARPRDLVLGYVGNQYDRDEPFERFFAPAAAHVDHLVAGKWTKIDRWPHVRFAGRIPFEAAAGVYGRSLATVLMLPERYSAVGQMTQRIFEAVLAGCLPLAPADIRFADRFVPKELVVRSDRDVLERLSYLREIAGTQQHADLIAACVDRLSLFGMNKQVNTVESVLHVLVGTTATEQGAA; the protein is encoded by the coding sequence GTGAAGATCGGATACAGCTTCTGGGGCTTCCTCGGCAACGGAGTGACCGACACCCCGGACGGAGGACGCAGCCACCGCCGCCCCTTCATCGACACCCTCCTCGCCCGCGGGCACGACATCGTCTTCCTACAGGCCGACCGCGACCGCCTCGAAGCTGGCGACGACCTCGGCGACGCGTACGCCTTCGACGACGGCACCCCCGCCATCGACGTCCTGTTTTTGGAATGGCGCTGGGCGATCCCCGGCCGCAACACCACGCTCTGCGGGACCGAGGGGCACACCTGTGACCTCCACCGGCAGGCCCAGCTCATCAACTACTACACGGTCCGGCACCGAACGCCCACCGTGATCTGGGACAAGGACCGCACCCTGCGGGCCGACAGCGTGTGGCGCCGTACGCCGCACACCCGCGTCTGTGAGGCCGCGCTCGCGCCGACCCTCGGCGCGTACTCGCTGCTCTTCCCCGTCGCCGAGGACCTCCTCGCCCAGGCCGATCCCCTCACCCTCGCGGCGCGGCCTCGGGATCTCGTGCTCGGCTACGTGGGCAACCAGTACGACCGGGACGAGCCCTTCGAGCGCTTCTTCGCCCCGGCCGCCGCCCACGTCGACCACCTGGTCGCCGGGAAATGGACGAAGATCGACCGCTGGCCGCACGTCCGCTTCGCGGGCCGGATCCCGTTCGAGGCCGCCGCTGGCGTCTACGGCCGGTCCCTGGCCACGGTGCTCATGCTGCCCGAGCGGTACTCCGCTGTAGGGCAGATGACCCAGCGGATCTTTGAGGCTGTGCTCGCCGGGTGCCTGCCGCTCGCCCCGGCGGACATCCGCTTCGCCGACCGGTTCGTCCCGAAGGAGCTGGTCGTCCGCTCTGACCGAGACGTGCTCGAACGCCTCTCCTACCTGCGCGAGATCGCCGGCACTCAGCAGCACGCCGACCTGATCGCCGCGTGTGTGGACCGGCTGAGCCTCTTCGGCATGAATAAGCAGGTCAACACCGTGGAGTCTGTCTTGCACGTGCTCGTCGGGACCACCGCGACCGAGCAGGGAGCTGCCTGA